In Plasmodium brasilianum strain Bolivian I chromosome 1, whole genome shotgun sequence, a single genomic region encodes these proteins:
- a CDS encoding hypothetical protein (conserved Plasmodium protein): MINFFSSSHKKCSIKGSSYIRNCVIQKYMFSSKQIPMIYVKRLDEIKQMVRYIENIYSDCKNEKSDLFVKYFGSYKVAAFLHSDNNFEKIYNEWNTYHFYPKQNIKAEKKTTNEVGMRTNFSNNYEYLNSVFKLCSDEDGNKNIMKKNIIGIYIPAHRSTHSVDVNYFYIFKSLKDVMKGKFFYELYFILPNCVFLFSFIEIFKELIYYEKVVECIKKEKEETKIQKKQKNKKKDVSILRKKTKNNLLIKIYRYKKNALKKELKGELEKIFFHKKYTKIMYEDSFELSSFLYHFLKINSINFIDLHHLYQYIIALYELKILKLNIYTSIPILFPSIYNSTLDYACMEVPNSEHKFKEEKESLYLCTDGKRIDLCSKESRTNLCKDEMHIDLCSHMKQIDLLEKDNECTSSEKRTLQNDDLSEKNLFKSKKRKIISVYNSSDDSNNEVLNFEKQLIHILYIFPCAHKLLIKYKDLEGYNICYKMNEIIKKYNSLNIFKYNHSNKKSARKCFNNYTQKREVVEYSNFNENMYNNVSSSFINSLCSKVNINEEIIYNHQLIIGKKIYAYIYERNKCAKNIVFRFNLNSKNITFRNILSFKDSLTHNEINKKKHKYKYLLKEINNNLFSNNSKVLFNRNKKIYNYKNNILVGLLYDKETNFHYFDDKNIGDVVLCTICDISQCGKYLYLQRFDTKNLIFHFRKEKYINIEKNYDYDDITKVDEDILKEIA, from the coding sequence atgattaatttttttagctcatcacataaaaaatgttcaatAAAGGGGAGTAGTTACATTCGTAATTGTGTTATACAAAAGTACATGTTCAGCTCAAAACAGATACCCATGATATATGTTAAAAGATTAGATGAAATTAAACAAATGGTACgttatattgaaaatatctATTCAGATTGtaagaatgaaaaaagtgACCTTTTCGTGAAATATTTCGGAAGTTATAAAGTAGCTGCTTTTTTGCATTCAGATAATAactttgaaaaaatttataacgAATGGAATACATACCATTTTTACCctaagcaaaatataaaagcgGAAAAGAAGACAACAAACGAGGTAGGTATGCGTACAAACTttagtaataattatgaatacCTTAATTCTGTTTTTAAGTTGTGTTCTGATGAAGATGGAAACaagaatattatgaaaaagaatataataggCATTTACATTCCTGCACATAGAAGTACACATTCTGTAgatgtaaattatttttatatttttaaaagtttgaAAGACGTAATGAAGGGTAAATTCTTTTATGAGTTATACTTTATATTACCAAATTgtgttttcttattttcttttattgaaatttttaaggaattaatttattatgaaaaagttgtagaatgcataaaaaaggaaaaggaagaaacaaaaatacagaaaaaacaaaaaaataaaaaaaaagatgtatCAATTTTACggaaaaaaactaaaaataatttattaataaaaatatacagatataaaaaaaatgcattaaaAAAGGAGCTTAAAGGAGAACtggaaaaaatttttttccacaaaaaatacacaaaaataaTGTACGAAGATTCCTTCGAATTgtcatcatttttatatcattttttaaaaattaattcgaTAAATTTTATAGATTTACATCATTTGTACCAATATATAATAGCTTTATATGAactgaaaattttaaaactcAACATATATACGTCAATTCCTATTTTGTTTCCAAGCATTTATAATAGTACATTGGATTATGCATGTATGGAGGTACCAAATAGTGAACATAAATTTAAGGAGGAAAAAgaatcattatatttatgtactgATGGGAAGCGTATAGATCTATGTAGTAAGGAGAGCCGTACAAACCTATGCAAAGATGAGATGCATATAGACTTATGTAGCCATATGAAACAAATTGACTTATTGGAAAAAGACAACGAATGCACTAGTTCAGAAAAGCGAACACTACAGAATGATGACCTTTCAGAGAAAAACCTTTTTAAAtctaagaaaagaaaaattatatcagTATATAACAGCAGCGATGATAGTAACAATGAggttttaaattttgaaaagcagttaatacatattttatatatatttccgtgtgcacataaattattaattaaatataaagacTTGGAAGGGTATAATATCTGCTATAAAATGaacgaaataataaaaaaatacaactcattaaatatttttaaatataaccaTTCAAATAAGAAGAGTGCAAGAAAATGCTTTAATAATTACACACAAAAAAGAGAGGTAGTTGAATACtcaaattttaatgaaaatatgtataataacgTTAGTAGTTCGTTTATCAACTCGTTATGTAGCaaagtaaatattaatgaagaaataatatataaccaTCAATTAATCatagggaaaaaaatatatgcatatatttatgaaagaAATAAGTGTGctaaaaatatagtattccgctttaatttaaattcaaAGAATATAACATTCAGAAATATACTATCTTTTAAAGATAGTTTGACacataatgaaattaataagaagaaacataaatataagtatttattaaaagaaataaataacaacCTTTTTTCAAACAATTCAAAAGTACTATTTAACAggaataagaaaatatataattataaaaataatatattagttGGATTGTTATATGATAAGGAAactaattttcattattttgatgataaaaatataggtGATGTAGTTTTATGTACAATATGTGACATTTCGCAGTGCggaaaatatttgtatttacaaAGATTTGacacaaaaaatttaatttttcattttcgaaaggaaaaatatattaatatagaaaaaaattatgattatgACGATATTACTAAGGTAGACGAGGATATATTGAAAGAAATtgcataa
- a CDS encoding hypothetical protein (conserved Plasmodium protein): MLIVKRNFSRFINNNTTKKSVRKNFHKNLTQNKYTSNDNIANQQNDNKVAKVGGGLLNTFYESFIYGCGFFLSNRLLDQIFGPRSYDTFNNNTDNYANENANSYVNDNMNSYPNENLNNSDPTINDNDFQQDIGLDDDTFEF, encoded by the coding sequence ATGTTAATTGTTAAAAGGAATTTCTCAAgatttataaataacaatacaacaaaaaaaagcgtaagaaaaaattttcataaaaatttaacgcagaataaatatacatcAAATGACAACATTGCGAATCaacaaaatgataataagGTAGCAAAAGTAGGTGGTGGGTTACTCAATACCTTCTATGAAAGTTTTATATATGGTTGtggattttttttaagtaacaGATTATTAGATCAAATATTCGGACCGCGCTCATACGATAcctttaataataatacggATAATTACGCAAATGAAAATGCAAACAGTTATGTTAATGACAATATGAATAGCTACCCCAATGAAAATCTTAATAACAGTGACCCAACaattaatgataatgattTTCAACAGGACATAGGTCTTGATGATGATACATTTGAGTTCTga